Genomic segment of Drosophila simulans strain w501 chromosome 2R, Prin_Dsim_3.1, whole genome shotgun sequence:
GAACGCTACGATGCCATTGTCGAGATCTATGACTTTGTGGAGACCTTCCTCGCTGGACATGATTACATTGCTGGGGATCAGCTCACCATTGCCGATTTTAGCCTGATCTCGTCGATTACCTCACTGGTGGCGTTCGTGGAGATCGATAGGGTGAAATATCCCAGGATCATCGAATGGGTCAGGCGTTTGGAGAAGCTGCCTTACTACGAGGAGGCCAATGCGAAAGGAGCCCGGGAGTTGGAGACCATTCTAAAGTCCACCAATTTCACCTTTGCCACCTAGATTTCTGAAATTATAATGAATAAAttgggaacttataattgttGGGGCTTGTTATCTCTTCATATTTTAGATTTAAGAGAAGGATCGCTGTAGGAAAAAAGAGAACTTAGTTCTATTAAAGTAGCAAGCGAATGAAATGTGTATTAAGTACACAGagagatacatatatatttttgccgGCAACAAACATTTTCGAGGGCTTTCCATTTTGTTAGCCTCTGTCATCATGACTTGCATTTCTCTTCGAGTACAGTGTACTCATTTTCACATATGATAAGCGGTTATCAAAGAATACTTGTTGTTCTATGTTTGTGATTCATATAGTGCTCTCATATGTTCGCGCTGAAAGCCTTTTAATCAGTTTTATTATCTTTAGATGTTGGGATaggttaaaaataaacataaaaagaaaagttaaGCGAGCTGAAAAGAGTAGGAGAATACTCAAACAGTTAGGTATGACAAAGATATATGTTTATACTCTTTATATAatcacatacatacatatcatCATTATTGACTTGTTAAGTGCATAACGTAAATATAGAGATTTTTGCAGGTACAAGGAATATCTCTTAAACTTTCTCTTCCATTGATCCCAAGTCTAATATATTATATGAGTTATACGGCAGTTATAGGTTAGTTGGAAAAGAGACCCCACCGCGACAAGATGGTGAAATTGACTTTATACGGCTTGGACCCCAGTCCCCCAGTTCGCGCTGTTAAGCTTACTTTGGCCGCTCTAAACCTAACCTACGAATATGTAAACGTTGACATTGTGGCTCGTGCCCAACTTTCGCCGGACTATCTGGAGAAGAATCCACAGCATACGGTGCCCACCCTGGAGGATGACGGTCACTACATCTGGGATTCGCATGCCATTATTGCCTATTTGGTCTCGAAATATGCTGACTCCGATGCTCTATACCCGAAAGATCCTCTCCAGCGGGCTGTTGTGGATCAGCGGCTGCACTTTGAGTCCGGAGTGGTCTTTGCCAATGGCATTAGGAGCATATCGAAGTCAGTGCTCTTCCAGGGACAGACGAAAGTACCCAAGGAGCGATACGATGCCATTATCGAGATCTACGATTTTGTGGAAACCTTTCTCAAGGGACAGGATTACATCGCTGGCAATCAGCTGACCATTGCGGATTTCAGTCTCGTTTCATCGGTGGCCTCCCTAGAGGCCTTCGTGGCTTTGGATACGACTAAGTATCCCAGGATCGGTGCTTGGATCAAAAAGCTGGAACAGCTTCCATACTACGAGGAAGCCAACGGCAAGGGCGCCCGCCAGTTGGTGGCCATTTTCAAGAAGACCAATTTCACATTCGAAACATgatatttttcacaatttatatAGTCACAATAAAGAATTGATTAGAAAACTCTAGAGAATATTTTTGTGGTGAAATAAATTGACTTGGACACAAATCAATAGAAGAGGGGAGAGAAAGTAACTAACTGAATTTCTTATCTATTGCTCTCGCTTCTCTTGATCATTCTCTTTGGAAATCCTATAAATATAGTGACTCTTCGCTGTTTGCGTTTAGTAATAGCAGAGACACCACCCAGCGACAAGATGCCCAAGTTGATTCTGTACGGTTTGGAGGCAAGTCCGCCAGTTCGTGCCGCCAAATTGACTTTGGCTGCCCTGGATGTTCCCTACGATTTCGTCGAGGTAAACACTCGGGCCAAGGAGAACTTCTCTGAGGAGTTTCTGAAGAAGAATCCCCAGCACACGGTGCCCACGTTGGAGGACGATGGACATTTCATCTGGGACTCACATGCCATCATTGCCTATCTGGTGTCCAAATACGGCAAAACGGACAGTCTCTATCCGAAAGATCTCCTCCAGCGTGCTGTCGTGGATCAGCGATTGCATTTCGAGTCCGGGGTGATCTTCGCCAACGCACTGAGAAGCATAACCAAGCCA
This window contains:
- the LOC6735108 gene encoding glutathione S-transferase 1; the encoded protein is MVKLTLYGLDPSPPVRAVKLTLAALNLTYEYVNVDIVARAQLSPDYLEKNPQHTVPTLEDDGHYIWDSHAIIAYLVSKYADSDALYPKDPLQRAVVDQRLHFESGVVFANGIRSISKSVLFQGQTKVPKERYDAIIEIYDFVETFLKGQDYIAGNQLTIADFSLVSSVASLEAFVALDTTKYPRIGAWIKKLEQLPYYEEANGKGARQLVAIFKKTNFTFET
- the LOC6735109 gene encoding glutathione S-transferase 1 is translated as MPKLILYGLEASPPVRAAKLTLAALDVPYDFVEVNTRAKENFSEEFLKKNPQHTVPTLEDDGHFIWDSHAIIAYLVSKYGKTDSLYPKDLLQRAVVDQRLHFESGVIFANALRSITKPLFAGQQTTIPKERYDAIIEVYDFLETFLAGNDYVAGSQLTIADFSIISTVSSLEAFVKVDTTKYPRIAAWINRLQKLPYYEEANGNGARIFESFIREYNLTFATK